In Arthrobacter sp. QXT-31, one genomic interval encodes:
- a CDS encoding universal stress protein, protein MSIIVGYVPTAEGTAALDRAITEAQKSQSRLVVINSSRGDAIVDKRYAQAADINEVTARLEKEGIEHLVLQPVRGNDAANEVLEAAEKYRADLIVIGLRKRTPVGKLIMGSTAQQILLEASCPVLAVKAS, encoded by the coding sequence GTGAGCATCATTGTCGGCTACGTTCCCACGGCCGAGGGCACCGCAGCCCTGGACCGGGCCATCACCGAGGCGCAGAAGAGCCAAAGCCGCCTGGTCGTCATCAACTCCTCGCGCGGCGACGCCATCGTGGACAAGCGGTATGCCCAGGCCGCGGACATCAACGAGGTGACGGCACGGCTGGAAAAGGAAGGCATTGAGCACCTGGTGCTGCAGCCGGTGCGTGGCAATGATGCGGCTAACGAGGTGCTGGAGGCCGCGGAGAAGTACCGGGCCGATCTCATCGTGATCGGCCTCCGGAAGCGGACCCCGGTTGGAAAGCTGATCATGGGCAGCACGGCCCAGCAGATTTTGCTGGAGGCATCCTGCCCGGTGCTGGCCGTCAAGGCGAGCTGA
- a CDS encoding DnaJ C-terminal domain-containing protein, with translation MASQDWVDKDFYKILGVAKDASDADIKKAYRKLARQYHPDTNSGDTAAEKKFKDISEAYSVLSDPDERQQYDAIRAMGGGARFAPHGAGSTANGGFEDLFGGLFTGGGGRHSGGFSTAGGVPPEFADLFGGGFGGGPAGYQRAPQKGADRTASTSISFAGSIRGTTIGLREPDGEVIDVRVPAGIKDGQKVRVRGKGQYGPAGNGDLLVTVNVKPHDFYTRDGDNLRIHVPVSFPEAALGADIEVPTIDGEHVRMRVPAGTPSGRTLRVKGRGVKTSKATGDLLVTIDVAVPQNLSKEAEEAVKAFAAATNGADVRQGLAAKARL, from the coding sequence TTGGCTAGCCAGGACTGGGTGGACAAGGACTTCTATAAGATCCTTGGTGTTGCCAAGGACGCTTCCGACGCTGACATTAAGAAGGCTTACCGGAAGCTCGCCCGGCAGTACCACCCTGATACGAACTCCGGGGACACTGCTGCGGAGAAGAAGTTCAAGGACATTTCCGAGGCTTACTCTGTGCTGTCCGATCCGGACGAGCGGCAGCAGTACGACGCCATCCGGGCAATGGGCGGCGGCGCGCGGTTTGCCCCGCACGGTGCGGGAAGCACGGCGAACGGCGGCTTCGAAGACCTCTTCGGCGGCCTCTTCACCGGTGGCGGCGGCCGTCACTCCGGCGGGTTCAGCACCGCCGGCGGAGTTCCGCCCGAATTCGCAGACCTGTTCGGCGGCGGCTTCGGCGGTGGCCCGGCCGGTTACCAGCGCGCACCGCAGAAGGGCGCCGACCGGACGGCCAGTACCAGCATCTCCTTCGCCGGATCCATCCGCGGCACCACCATCGGGCTGCGCGAACCCGACGGCGAGGTCATCGACGTCCGGGTGCCGGCGGGCATCAAGGACGGCCAGAAGGTGCGCGTCCGCGGCAAGGGCCAATACGGCCCGGCGGGCAACGGCGATCTCCTGGTCACCGTCAACGTCAAGCCCCATGACTTTTACACGCGCGACGGCGACAACCTCCGGATCCATGTGCCCGTCAGCTTCCCCGAAGCTGCTTTGGGCGCCGACATCGAGGTTCCGACGATCGACGGCGAGCACGTCCGCATGCGCGTTCCCGCCGGCACCCCGTCGGGGCGCACGCTCCGGGTGAAGGGCCGCGGCGTCAAGACGTCGAAGGCCACCGGCGACCTGCTGGTGACGATCGACGTCGCAGTTCCGCAGAACCTGAGCAAGGAAGCCGAGGAGGCCGTGAAAGCATTCGCCGCCGCAACCAACGGCGCGGACGTCCGGCAGGGCCTGGCAGCCAAGGCCCGGCTTTAG
- a CDS encoding nucleotide exchange factor GrpE codes for MPHHGNEEEHNSSRDQGSNRDEPVIRDHRKVDPVTGEARHPQGEQAASAASADSDGDALAQAEEILNQVEVPAEESVAQGTEAAAAAELKNDLLRLQAEYVNYRKRVERDRAVAGEMAVIGVLNSLLPVLDDVDAARQHGDLADGPFAAIATKLENALKTYGLSRIDETGVEFDPTIHEALIQQPGEDIEVDTVSQVLRSGYKSGERVLRAAQVIVAVPA; via the coding sequence ATGCCGCATCACGGTAACGAAGAAGAGCACAACTCTTCCCGAGACCAGGGCAGCAACCGCGACGAACCGGTCATCCGGGACCACCGCAAGGTGGACCCGGTGACCGGGGAGGCCCGCCACCCGCAGGGTGAGCAGGCAGCCTCCGCCGCATCGGCGGATTCCGACGGCGACGCCCTCGCCCAGGCTGAGGAAATCCTCAACCAGGTCGAGGTGCCCGCCGAGGAATCCGTGGCGCAGGGGACCGAAGCCGCCGCGGCGGCGGAGCTGAAGAACGACCTCCTTCGCCTGCAGGCCGAGTACGTCAACTACCGCAAGCGCGTTGAACGCGACCGCGCCGTGGCAGGGGAGATGGCCGTCATCGGCGTCCTGAACTCCCTGCTCCCGGTGCTGGACGACGTCGACGCCGCCCGCCAGCACGGTGACCTCGCAGACGGCCCGTTTGCCGCGATCGCCACCAAGCTGGAGAACGCGCTGAAGACGTACGGCCTGAGCCGCATCGATGAGACCGGCGTGGAGTTCGATCCGACCATCCACGAGGCCCTCATCCAGCAGCCCGGCGAGGACATCGAGGTTGATACCGTCAGCCAGGTGCTCCGCTCCGGCTACAAGTCAGGTGAGCGGGTCCTCCGCGCGGCACAGGTCATCGTCGCGGTGCCGGCCTAG
- a CDS encoding D-2-hydroxyacid dehydrogenase family protein → MHKLAILDDYQHVAHSFADWSSLQHRGVAVTVFNQHLATEAEVVDALRDTDIIIAMRERTPFPGRILEKLPKLKLLVTTGAANASIDVEAAARLGITVSGTGGSPTAAPELTWALLLAFARNLTQEEAALRGGRWQTGVGFELSGKTLGIVGLGKIGTRMAGYGRAFGMEVLAWSQNLTEEAAAAAGARKVGKDELFRESDVVSLHLRLSARSEGTVGERELRLLGPDGVLVNTARGPLVDQRALVTALHEGWIRGAALDVFDQEPLPAGHPLLSAPRTLLAPHLGYVTDASYRAFFGGALEDVAAWLDGSPIRTLAPTP, encoded by the coding sequence ATGCACAAGCTCGCGATTCTTGACGATTACCAGCACGTGGCCCACAGCTTCGCCGACTGGAGTTCCCTCCAACACCGCGGCGTCGCCGTCACGGTGTTCAACCAGCACCTGGCCACAGAGGCGGAGGTTGTGGATGCGCTGCGGGACACCGACATCATCATTGCCATGCGGGAGCGGACACCGTTTCCCGGCCGGATCCTCGAGAAGCTGCCGAAGCTGAAACTGCTGGTCACCACCGGCGCCGCCAATGCCTCGATCGACGTGGAGGCAGCAGCCCGGCTGGGGATCACGGTTTCCGGAACGGGAGGCTCCCCCACAGCTGCGCCTGAACTGACGTGGGCGCTACTGCTGGCGTTTGCCCGGAATCTGACGCAGGAGGAGGCCGCACTGCGCGGCGGGCGGTGGCAGACCGGCGTCGGCTTCGAGCTGTCCGGCAAGACGCTTGGAATTGTGGGGTTGGGAAAGATTGGGACCCGCATGGCCGGCTACGGCCGCGCCTTCGGGATGGAGGTGCTGGCCTGGAGCCAGAACCTCACCGAGGAAGCGGCTGCGGCCGCAGGTGCCCGGAAAGTGGGCAAGGATGAGCTGTTCCGGGAGTCCGACGTCGTGTCCCTCCATTTGCGGTTGTCGGCGCGTTCTGAGGGAACGGTAGGTGAACGTGAGCTGCGGCTGCTTGGTCCCGACGGCGTGCTGGTGAATACCGCCCGCGGTCCCCTGGTGGACCAGCGGGCGCTGGTGACTGCGCTCCACGAGGGATGGATCCGCGGGGCGGCGCTCGACGTGTTCGACCAGGAGCCCCTACCGGCCGGCCATCCCCTGCTGAGTGCGCCCCGGACCCTGCTGGCCCCGCACCTGGGATACGTCACCGATGCCAGTTACCGGGCGTTCTTCGGCGGCGCGCTCGAGGACGTGGCGGCATGGCTGGACGGCTCCCCGATCCGGACGCTGGCACCGACACCGTAG
- a CDS encoding heat shock protein transcriptional repressor HspR — protein MDINFDQPIFVISVVAELADMHPQTLRQYDRLGIVSPSRAPGKSRRYSQRDVNRLREVQRLSHEGVSLEGIKRILELENQVAALQHRVTELSEELARRREPLESRIFAAGTAGDVVSLARGQRPRPRSQAVVVWRPRGDA, from the coding sequence GTGGACATCAATTTCGATCAGCCGATCTTCGTCATCTCGGTGGTCGCCGAGCTCGCCGACATGCACCCGCAGACCCTCCGCCAGTACGACCGGCTGGGCATCGTCTCGCCCAGCCGGGCGCCGGGCAAATCCCGCAGGTACTCCCAGCGGGACGTGAACCGGCTCCGCGAGGTGCAAAGGCTGTCCCATGAGGGCGTTTCGCTCGAGGGGATCAAGCGCATCCTTGAACTGGAAAACCAGGTGGCTGCACTGCAGCACCGGGTGACCGAACTCAGCGAGGAACTGGCCCGCCGTCGTGAGCCGCTGGAATCCCGCATCTTCGCCGCCGGCACCGCCGGTGATGTGGTGAGCCTGGCACGGGGCCAGCGCCCCCGGCCGCGTTCGCAGGCAGTCGTGGTGTGGCGGCCCCGGGGCGACGCCTAA
- a CDS encoding HNH endonuclease signature motif containing protein, translating into MENGTAAAEALEAIGASALAMAAKVRRAADPGAAGAGFEPDPVDPLGEQATAFLDGLSGVAGMEARLAAVKVELAAGYVTADAAMAVPVGSPQDAAVRQMAVRAEVAGALTISEGAAERLLVESDMLTRERPMTLAALQLGRISWQHARIMCDETEGLSPEAAAAFEAHFLDPDAPNAARGCFAGELAPARFRAKARSWRERHHQDSIEKRHFKSVKDRRLEFRPDRDGMAWFSAYLPADQATGIWNRTTAGARALQRPNETRTLSQLRADLFSTWLLKPSHGAGAIDGIDGSPAGSGHAAGSPSPGSVPDGEVITGSILAGDPLAGDVQPGDVLAGDVPSPQAQVLVTVPVFSLLGRTDEPATLDGYGPIPASMARRLVADGATSFFRVLVDPRDGAPLEIGRTTYRLTKPMRQWLRLRDAKCTFPNCNNHSLDNDADHVLSWADGGGTGVANLGQPCPKHHRLKHATAWRPVDATRDNPPGWISPAGRSNRAEYQDWEPPTWPESFDPGNFGPGDSDPGNFGPENFNPGNFWPGNFDPNSSDPGNFGPDNFEPENFRLGNSAPDSFQPDVAKDLGPPLPLDPVRERPSWPPPAAAQPRQVPRILLATYQRRSASPAWPAVARAPAFY; encoded by the coding sequence ATGGAGAACGGCACGGCTGCTGCGGAGGCGTTGGAGGCTATTGGTGCCTCGGCGTTGGCGATGGCTGCCAAGGTCCGGAGGGCCGCTGACCCGGGTGCGGCTGGCGCTGGTTTCGAGCCGGATCCCGTTGACCCTCTTGGGGAGCAGGCGACTGCATTCCTGGACGGTTTGAGCGGGGTGGCCGGGATGGAGGCCCGGCTTGCGGCTGTGAAGGTGGAGCTTGCTGCCGGGTACGTCACGGCGGACGCGGCGATGGCAGTCCCGGTTGGCAGCCCGCAGGACGCGGCCGTTCGGCAGATGGCCGTGAGGGCGGAGGTGGCCGGCGCGCTGACCATTAGCGAAGGCGCTGCCGAACGGCTGCTGGTTGAATCGGACATGCTGACCAGGGAACGGCCGATGACACTTGCCGCGCTGCAGCTGGGCCGCATTTCGTGGCAGCACGCACGGATCATGTGCGATGAGACCGAAGGGCTGTCACCTGAAGCGGCCGCAGCGTTCGAGGCCCACTTCCTGGATCCTGATGCTCCCAACGCGGCCAGGGGCTGCTTTGCCGGAGAGCTGGCACCGGCGAGATTCCGGGCCAAGGCCCGGTCTTGGCGGGAACGGCATCATCAGGACAGCATCGAAAAACGGCACTTCAAGAGCGTGAAGGACCGGCGGCTGGAATTCCGGCCGGACCGGGACGGCATGGCCTGGTTCTCGGCGTACCTGCCCGCGGACCAGGCCACCGGGATCTGGAACCGGACCACTGCCGGGGCGCGTGCGCTTCAAAGGCCTAACGAAACCCGAACCCTCAGCCAGCTCCGGGCCGATCTCTTTTCCACCTGGCTGCTCAAACCAAGCCACGGGGCCGGCGCAATAGACGGAATAGATGGTTCGCCGGCAGGCTCCGGACACGCAGCAGGATCCCCGTCCCCAGGCAGTGTCCCGGACGGTGAGGTGATAACTGGCTCCATCCTCGCTGGAGATCCGCTGGCTGGCGACGTGCAGCCTGGCGATGTGCTGGCTGGCGACGTGCCGTCCCCGCAGGCCCAGGTGCTGGTCACAGTTCCGGTGTTCTCGCTGCTCGGCCGCACCGACGAGCCCGCCACACTCGACGGGTACGGGCCGATCCCGGCGTCCATGGCCCGTCGGCTCGTCGCCGACGGCGCAACGTCGTTCTTCCGGGTCCTGGTCGACCCGCGGGACGGGGCGCCACTGGAGATCGGCCGCACCACCTACCGGCTCACCAAACCCATGCGCCAATGGCTACGCCTGAGGGACGCCAAATGCACCTTCCCCAACTGCAACAACCATTCCCTGGACAACGACGCCGACCACGTCCTCTCCTGGGCCGACGGCGGCGGCACCGGCGTCGCCAACCTCGGCCAACCCTGCCCCAAACACCACAGACTGAAACACGCCACGGCATGGCGACCGGTCGACGCCACCCGCGACAACCCGCCCGGCTGGATCTCACCCGCCGGGCGGTCCAACCGAGCCGAGTATCAGGACTGGGAACCACCCACCTGGCCGGAGAGCTTTGACCCGGGCAACTTCGGGCCGGGCGACTCTGACCCGGGCAACTTTGGGCCGGAGAACTTTAACCCGGGCAACTTTTGGCCGGGCAACTTTGACCCGAACAGCTCTGACCCGGGCAACTTTGGGCCGGACAACTTTGAGCCGGAGAACTTTAGGCTGGGCAACTCCGCGCCCGATAGCTTCCAGCCGGACGTGGCCAAGGACCTTGGCCCGCCCCTGCCTCTCGATCCCGTCCGTGAACGGCCTAGCTGGCCTCCACCGGCCGCAGCGCAGCCTAGGCAAGTGCCGCGGATTCTGCTGGCTACTTACCAGCGGCGTTCAGCAAGCCCTGCCTGGCCAGCAGTTGCCCGGGCGCCAGCCTTCTACTAA
- a CDS encoding tripartite tricarboxylate transporter TctB family protein — translation MTTLASRLKGRSELGIAALLGAVGALVLIDAARLVVPYSQSDPVGPKALPIIVGALLLVCAVLLALNVLRGGSGEAEGGEDVDLTHPSDWKTVLPLAGAFIANILLIDWAGWVISGTVLFWGSVWALGSRHYIRDGLISVALALLTFYGFYLGLGIALPAGLLEGIL, via the coding sequence GTGACCACCTTGGCCTCCCGCCTCAAAGGCCGCTCCGAGCTGGGCATCGCAGCCCTGCTCGGGGCGGTCGGCGCCCTGGTTCTCATTGACGCAGCGCGCCTGGTTGTGCCGTACTCCCAGTCGGATCCGGTAGGCCCGAAGGCCCTGCCCATCATCGTGGGAGCACTCCTGCTCGTCTGCGCCGTGTTGCTGGCACTGAACGTTCTCCGGGGCGGAAGCGGCGAGGCCGAGGGCGGCGAGGACGTTGACCTGACCCACCCGAGCGACTGGAAGACCGTCCTCCCCCTGGCCGGCGCCTTCATCGCCAATATCCTGCTGATCGACTGGGCCGGTTGGGTCATCTCCGGAACGGTGCTCTTCTGGGGCAGCGTCTGGGCGCTGGGAAGCCGGCACTACATCCGCGACGGACTGATCTCCGTGGCCCTGGCGCTCCTGACCTTCTACGGCTTCTACCTCGGCCTGGGCATCGCCCTTCCCGCCGGTCTCCTTGAAGGGATTCTCTAG
- a CDS encoding PEP/pyruvate-binding domain-containing protein: MTYIKDFDQLGRGDLKEAGGKGANLGELARAGFPVPAGFVLTTAAYQDFVNANGIAGRILELAALPAGASNDDYETAARQIRTLFAEGTLPGEISGELRAAYLRLGQHMAATGEDAGIQSSDGARVAVRSSATAEDLASASFAGQQDTYLNVAGPEAVAAAVIDCWASLWNARAMAYRSRNGIDPSTVRLAVVIQEMVDADAAGVLFTANPATGRRDQAVISAAWGLGESVVSGAVTTDDVVVDSATGKVVRRRTAEKDVMTVYSGTGTTEQPVPEEKRRAPVLDDGAAAALARQGTAIAQHFGVSQDIEWAQAAGEFFILQARPITALPEPSDEAPTEWPLPYPNGMYFRASIVEQLPDPLSPLFADLIDGAVVRSLNALLGEAFGKNVVRPGDVSLPTVNGYAYYYYSNSGMRRVMGQSLTAMRALAQGKANMGIKGWREHSHPKYRGTVKFWAAKPPSDRPAPELLEGISALLDAGAAYYTAVQSIIPIAATSEIMFRSYYDKLVRRPGDPSAEVFLLGYDSEPIRAEKSLYDLAVWTRERPQLAAAVTEGSGADIAEALRSGTPPAGADGVPNVDPGQWEEWRSRLQRHLDRYGHAVYNLDFVNPVPADDPSALLETLRYFVRGQGKDPHQRQQSSADRRAEQARLISARLGPRRRAVFRRLLRWAQTAAPVREDALADVGLAWPLMRRMLLELGERLTASGVIAAPADIFWLRLEELRNATDFGLAAPGAAITGVDRPALGEAVEQRKMLWRGQRKAAAPQLLPESRWMERAFGSMMPARTVQRAGDVITGVGASSGQVSAPARLLHGPDDFATMRPGEVLVARMTTPAWTPLFAMASGVVTDVGGPLSHSSIVAREYGIPAVLGTGVATQRVSSGQQVKVDGDAGTVTLDGSGAP, encoded by the coding sequence ATGACCTATATCAAGGACTTTGACCAGCTGGGACGCGGCGATCTGAAGGAGGCGGGCGGCAAGGGAGCCAACCTCGGCGAGCTGGCCCGGGCCGGCTTTCCGGTGCCGGCGGGCTTCGTGCTCACCACCGCGGCCTACCAGGACTTCGTCAACGCCAACGGCATCGCCGGCCGCATCCTCGAACTCGCGGCCCTTCCCGCCGGTGCTTCAAACGACGACTACGAGACCGCCGCACGGCAGATCCGGACGCTTTTCGCCGAGGGCACGTTGCCCGGGGAGATCAGCGGTGAACTTCGGGCAGCCTACCTGCGGTTGGGTCAGCATATGGCCGCAACAGGAGAAGATGCGGGCATACAGTCCAGCGACGGGGCGCGGGTGGCAGTGCGCTCCTCGGCCACTGCAGAGGACCTCGCCTCCGCCAGCTTCGCCGGGCAGCAGGACACTTACCTGAACGTCGCCGGGCCAGAGGCCGTCGCCGCTGCCGTCATCGACTGCTGGGCCTCCCTGTGGAATGCCCGCGCCATGGCCTACCGCTCACGGAACGGCATCGATCCATCCACCGTGCGCCTCGCCGTCGTGATCCAGGAGATGGTCGACGCCGATGCCGCCGGTGTCCTGTTCACCGCCAATCCCGCCACCGGCCGCCGTGACCAGGCGGTGATCAGCGCCGCCTGGGGGCTGGGTGAATCCGTGGTCAGCGGGGCCGTCACCACCGACGACGTCGTGGTGGATTCAGCCACGGGCAAGGTGGTCCGGCGCCGGACGGCGGAGAAGGACGTGATGACGGTCTACAGCGGGACCGGCACCACTGAGCAGCCCGTGCCCGAAGAGAAGCGCCGTGCGCCAGTGCTCGACGACGGTGCGGCTGCCGCGCTGGCCCGCCAGGGAACGGCCATAGCTCAGCATTTCGGGGTGTCCCAGGACATCGAGTGGGCGCAGGCGGCAGGCGAATTCTTTATCCTGCAGGCCCGTCCGATCACCGCACTCCCCGAGCCCTCGGACGAGGCCCCGACGGAATGGCCGCTGCCTTATCCGAACGGGATGTACTTCCGCGCCAGCATCGTGGAGCAGTTGCCGGATCCGTTGTCGCCCCTGTTTGCCGACCTGATTGACGGCGCCGTGGTGAGGTCCCTAAACGCGCTGCTGGGCGAGGCGTTCGGCAAGAACGTGGTGCGGCCCGGCGACGTCTCGCTGCCCACCGTCAACGGCTACGCCTACTACTACTACAGCAACTCAGGAATGCGGCGGGTCATGGGCCAGTCGCTGACGGCCATGCGGGCACTCGCCCAGGGCAAGGCCAATATGGGAATCAAAGGCTGGCGGGAGCACTCGCACCCCAAGTACCGCGGGACCGTGAAATTCTGGGCGGCCAAACCGCCGTCGGACCGTCCGGCCCCTGAGCTGCTGGAGGGCATTTCCGCGCTGCTGGACGCCGGCGCCGCCTACTACACGGCGGTGCAGTCCATCATCCCCATCGCCGCTACCAGCGAGATCATGTTCCGCAGCTACTACGACAAGCTCGTCCGGCGGCCCGGTGACCCGTCCGCGGAGGTATTCCTCCTCGGCTACGACAGCGAGCCGATCCGGGCGGAGAAATCACTTTACGACCTGGCGGTCTGGACCCGCGAGCGGCCACAGCTTGCAGCCGCCGTCACGGAAGGATCAGGGGCCGACATCGCCGAGGCCCTCCGCAGCGGCACGCCTCCCGCAGGCGCGGACGGCGTCCCCAACGTGGATCCGGGACAGTGGGAGGAGTGGCGTTCCCGTCTCCAGCGGCACTTGGACCGTTACGGGCATGCCGTCTACAACCTTGACTTCGTCAACCCTGTGCCGGCCGATGATCCCTCCGCGCTGCTGGAGACCCTGCGGTACTTCGTGCGGGGACAGGGCAAGGACCCGCACCAGCGCCAGCAATCCTCAGCCGACCGGCGGGCGGAGCAGGCCCGGCTGATCAGCGCCCGGCTGGGTCCCCGCCGTCGGGCCGTTTTCCGCCGGCTGCTGCGGTGGGCGCAGACAGCGGCACCGGTCCGGGAAGACGCACTGGCCGACGTCGGACTCGCCTGGCCGCTGATGAGACGGATGCTGCTGGAGCTGGGGGAGCGGCTCACCGCCTCGGGCGTCATCGCCGCGCCGGCTGACATCTTCTGGCTCCGCCTCGAGGAACTCCGCAATGCCACCGACTTTGGCCTGGCCGCGCCCGGCGCAGCGATCACCGGCGTGGACCGGCCGGCGCTGGGGGAGGCCGTTGAGCAGCGCAAGATGCTATGGCGGGGGCAGCGGAAGGCCGCCGCCCCGCAGCTCCTGCCCGAGAGCCGATGGATGGAGCGGGCATTCGGCAGCATGATGCCGGCGCGTACGGTGCAGCGGGCCGGGGACGTCATTACCGGCGTCGGCGCGAGCTCTGGGCAGGTGAGCGCACCGGCGCGGCTGCTGCACGGTCCTGACGACTTCGCCACCATGCGGCCGGGCGAGGTGCTGGTGGCGCGCATGACCACGCCCGCGTGGACGCCGCTGTTTGCCATGGCGTCAGGGGTGGTCACGGACGTTGGCGGCCCGCTGAGCCACAGCTCAATCGTCGCCCGCGAGTACGGCATTCCCGCCGTTCTGGGAACGGGCGTGGCCACCCAGCGAGTGTCCAGCGGACAGCAGGTTAAGGTCGACGGCGACGCCGGCACGGTTACGCTCGACGGTTCCGGTGCCCCGTAG
- a CDS encoding tripartite tricarboxylate transporter permease, giving the protein MDILSSLMDGFATALTPMNLLYALIGVILGTAVGVLPGIGPAMTVALLLPVATVLEPTSAFIMFAGIYYGGMFGGSTTSILLNTPGESSSVITAIEGNLMAKAGRAAQALATAAIGSFVAGAIGTTLLVVFAPTVVQFAVSLGSPSYFAIMVLALLAVTAVLGSSRLRGFASLGLGLAIGLVGLDIVSGQARLTFGLPLLSDGLDVVVVAVAIFAVGEALWVAAHLRRTPLEIIPVGTPWMGKKDWKRSWKPWLRGTAFGFPFGALPAGGAEIPTFLSYVTEKRLSKHPEEFGKGAIEGVAGPEAANNAAAAGTLTPMLALGLPTNATAAVMLAAFVQFGIQPGPLLFENEGPLVWALIASLFIGNFLLLLVNLPLAPVWAKLLRLPRPYLYAGILFFATLGAYSVNLQAFDLAILLVLGALGFLMRRYGLPVLPLILGVILGPRLEKQLRQTLQLSAGDVSGLWSEPIAVVVYIIVALVLLWPFLFKMWRRLRPQPAGFAATGGPAVAGPAVAGPAVAGPAAGPAAAPGVEGPAEAKDRSDSTHANHGVNHGQEKS; this is encoded by the coding sequence ATGGACATCCTGTCCTCACTCATGGACGGGTTCGCGACGGCGCTGACCCCCATGAACCTCCTGTACGCCCTGATCGGCGTTATCCTGGGCACCGCCGTCGGCGTTCTGCCCGGCATCGGCCCGGCCATGACGGTGGCGCTGCTGCTTCCGGTGGCCACCGTCCTCGAACCGACCAGCGCGTTCATCATGTTTGCCGGCATCTACTACGGCGGCATGTTCGGCGGCTCCACCACCTCCATCCTGCTCAACACCCCCGGCGAATCGTCCTCGGTGATCACTGCCATCGAGGGCAACCTCATGGCCAAGGCCGGCCGGGCCGCACAGGCACTGGCGACGGCGGCCATCGGCTCGTTCGTCGCCGGCGCCATCGGCACCACGCTTCTTGTGGTCTTCGCGCCGACTGTGGTCCAGTTCGCCGTGAGCCTCGGCTCGCCGAGCTACTTCGCCATCATGGTCCTGGCCCTGCTGGCCGTCACCGCGGTCCTGGGCTCCTCCCGGCTGCGCGGCTTCGCGTCCCTCGGGCTGGGCCTGGCGATCGGCCTCGTCGGCCTCGACATCGTCTCCGGGCAGGCCCGCCTCACCTTCGGCCTGCCGCTGCTTTCCGACGGCCTCGACGTCGTCGTCGTCGCCGTGGCGATCTTCGCCGTGGGTGAAGCCCTGTGGGTGGCGGCGCACCTGCGCCGCACGCCGCTGGAGATCATCCCTGTCGGCACACCGTGGATGGGCAAGAAGGACTGGAAGCGGTCCTGGAAGCCGTGGCTGCGCGGCACAGCTTTCGGATTCCCGTTCGGCGCACTGCCCGCCGGCGGGGCCGAGATCCCCACGTTCCTCTCCTATGTGACGGAGAAGCGGCTCTCCAAGCACCCCGAGGAGTTCGGCAAGGGCGCCATTGAAGGTGTCGCCGGTCCTGAGGCCGCCAACAATGCCGCCGCGGCGGGCACCCTGACCCCGATGCTGGCCCTTGGCCTGCCGACCAACGCCACCGCCGCTGTCATGCTTGCGGCGTTCGTACAGTTCGGCATCCAGCCCGGACCGCTCCTGTTTGAAAACGAAGGCCCGCTGGTCTGGGCACTGATTGCCAGCCTGTTCATCGGCAACTTCCTGCTGCTGCTGGTCAACCTTCCCCTGGCCCCGGTCTGGGCGAAGCTGCTCCGGCTGCCGCGCCCTTACCTGTACGCCGGCATCCTCTTCTTCGCCACGCTGGGCGCCTACTCGGTGAACCTTCAGGCGTTCGACCTGGCGATCCTGCTGGTGCTCGGTGCGCTGGGCTTCCTGATGCGCCGTTACGGCCTGCCGGTCCTGCCGCTGATCCTCGGCGTGATCCTCGGACCCCGCCTGGAGAAGCAGCTGCGTCAGACGCTCCAGCTGAGCGCCGGCGACGTCTCCGGGCTGTGGAGCGAGCCGATCGCCGTCGTGGTCTACATCATCGTGGCGCTCGTGCTCCTCTGGCCGTTCCTGTTCAAGATGTGGCGTCGCCTGCGGCCGCAGCCTGCGGGATTTGCGGCCACCGGCGGACCCGCTGTTGCCGGGCCTGCTGTTGCCGGGCCTGCTGTTGCCGGGCCTGCTGCCGGACCGGCTGCCGCACCAGGTGTTGAGGGCCCTGCCGAGGCCAAAGACCGCTCGGACAGCACCCATGCCAACCACGGAGTCAACCACGGACAGGAGAAATCGTGA